The Branchiostoma lanceolatum isolate klBraLanc5 chromosome 17, klBraLanc5.hap2, whole genome shotgun sequence genome contains the following window.
CATATTCATGTACAAGGTAGATGCATAATATCCTTACTAGTATATTACTACTTATAAATTGATGTGATTGATATATACTAATAGATAGATGGAACAATaatcatttacatatcaatgcACACACTAGATCTCATAGCATAACATAAATTATGTTTACATGGCTAATACCTTGTCATCATCTTCAACAAGCTTTAAGGTAACTTTACTAGTTACATTGTTGATTTTGAGCAGTACCTTGACAATGCTGACCCCAGAGCCGATGTTGACCAGTAAGAAGGGGAAGATGTCTGCATCCATGGTCTGGAACTTGTAGGGCTGGGGGCTGTGGCGCTGGTACTCAAACGCCTCGTTTGTGATGTTCCTCAGGACAAAGATGCACCCCTGTATCAGGCACTGCATCTCGTCTTCCTTGTCACACCTGAAGATGATGGAAGTTATGTAGTTCTtgccatttctttttttctttgcaaagGAAAGAGTGGCATATACTGCAGAGTTTATTTCAATAGTGATCAATCCAtgactgtatgtacatgtatatgatcatAGCAAGTGGAGTACCATTGTAAaggataaagaataaactttccaatgatatacaACACTAAGGAATTGATAATGGAACAGAAGAGATATGTTCAACTTAAGTCaagtttccaaacattttgcttAATCATTtagtcagggctgtctccagctttacatttttttccatcccactcattgtttggtagCTGAAGTTGTTGATTTTCTTCTTAAATCTGTCGTTTTAAGCTGACAAAAAAAACCctttcatcattttcatgtcatgaagttcagatttcttGGACGGATGTGGTAAAATTTTGTACGTCCCAACAAGAAAATGTTCATCCcaggagggacaggtcctggagacaaccctgtgTTAAGTTTACTTGAATGCGTTTGAAGAGAGCGAAACATTGatcaagtaaaagaacccaccacagttatcaaaaagagtaggggcccttccAAGTATGAGTGGATcacataaatctgtccggatatgcagcctGTACTGTTCAGAACAAACCTGGCGTGTCATGCTAACAGGCAGTTtattaccaggtatgcaatacaagtaaacaaatacaaacaacaaatgGTGCTCACTCTAATCCCAGCTTGTCCCTGATGAGGTTGGTGTACTTGTGTGACCCCCCTCCCGTGGCCTTCACCACTTTCCCCGTCATCTCCCCGCGGCTCGACACGAGGTTCTCCTTGATGAAGTCCAGACATTTCTCGAAATACGTCATCTCGAACTTCACGAAGTGGATCCGCGCCCCCAGCTCGTTCTGCTCCTGAATCTCGTACAAGTGGTGGTCATCCTGGGGGAAAGAAAGTATTGATATCTActaacaaagtaacataattccaccaaggTATAAtcctgccaccctgaaaagatacgtccaaacagatctccaacccaacatccccaaGTATTACTAGTATGCACTTCTGATATCTAAACTgagcatacctgggggtgctgcactagagatctctcaaacccactgttttttaaagtagcggatttatgtaacccggcggattattGTTACTAGTAGTAATGGAGTTTAGTGCTTGTCATACGATAATGGTGAAAGACGAACAAAGCTATGCTTCATTTATAAATACATGGGCTGAAATTGTAACAATACTGTAAAAGAAGAATTTCCAAGACAGTCTACACATTATGCCCTCTCACGGATCCAACGGTACATgagcaggtcaaaggtgaaggtatATTTTTATATGGGCAACCATGTGCACATATGTATGGCCTCCGTTGGTCAGTTAATGTCCAGATGTGTCTTGGTTATGTCTCtgggacttcacctttgacctacgCAGTAGGATCCGTCAAAGGGCTTATAGATGTTTCCTGGACATCAAAATGTATTGTAATAATTTCTGTCACTGTCATACCTGCCCTTCACCATCGTCCCCACCACTGCTGGCACTTACATACGCTCGACTTCGCTCCACCGTCGAGTAGTACGCCAACTTAGCGAGGGACCCGCCTGGGAATACAGAGTGAAAGCAAGCATGTTTATCTCCAGTaagatatgaaatgaaattggAACTCATCCTGGGGTAATGGCAAAATTTATACCATAACAACATGCTAGAACAGTACATGTAAGGGGGCCTGGATACCATTTTACATAGAGCCTAATTAGCCTTTTAACTTTTATTTCCGTAAAatccatataacgttatagccaGATGTCTCAAACTAGATGTAGAGCGTGATCGGTGTGTAAAGCATATATAATTGGCGCCTGAACTCAAACTTAACTTATATATAACTTATAGTatgttacttacatgtatgtagaaactACCTCAATTTAGCGTAGAATGTTAAGCATGATGCAAGCCCCCTGGGAATGTTActtttctgggggggggggtgtcatgTGACATCATAGTTTATTCATACAAAGTATTACGTAACGAGAAGACGTTCCAGCAAAGAAACTTGACAATGCCATAAAGATTCCCTTAGTTACAGACTGGTTTGTCCTTTCAACGAGTAATACATTTGACCGTACCCTGTCTACATTTTCGAGAGTCTACTAGTATGTCGCGAGATAATCAACACGCATACCTTATTAAACGTTGATCGGTGACACGGTCTTGTAAGTTATATTCATTCTAGCTAACTTAGTGCAAAGAAAATAATTTTCCTGTATGTGCCTCAAACAAATTCTAGCTACCAGCCACCGACCAGGCATATTTAAAGTATGCATAACGACCGTATGCTTTACCTATGTCCATCGCAAATCTCTTGGCGTTTCGCAGGTTGCGAAAGACTTCGTCGGGCGGTAGCGAGATGCTCCTGGCATAACTACGCTCTGCACACATCTTGCAAGAATCGGGTATTTTGCAACTAGAGGGACACAATCAGATCGTTAATATAAAAGCGCTGAATGCGTCAAAATGCGCGAATTAAATGCGAGAACCCACTGAGATCTTCGAAACTCAAGGGCGCAGCCATGTTGTTTACGTTTCACTAATGTAAACATCATGCGCAGAGCAATTTGAGCCTGAGCCTTACTGCGCAGTCGTTAGTTCTTGTCTTCTAGCTCACGAAACAATGAAGGCTCCATGATATTATTATAGCATTACAGGCAGCCATCGTCACAGACACTGTCGATATCGTGTTTTGTTGATGTCTTCAAGGAAATCGCTGTCAAAATAATACCTCTGTTGGTTGAGggaatattttcagtttgtgCCAGACATTGAGACACATGCACTGACAGTGGCTGTaattgataatctggtcacgtccattacctaccaaaccaattaccccacccCATTCCCACATATTGTCCTCGCCCCACCTTGAAACGCACATGTATTTTTCACCCAAATAAACGACTTTCGAAACAACTTTTTCGCAAATCTTTAGCATAACGACAGTGGCAACTGAAAAGTTAGCAGAAAACTCGAAGGAGCATTCAATGCGAGAAGACCTCTGTCAGAAAGCGTAACAAACTGTTCAGTGGTCTTTTCAAACAGTTAGCAGCCATGGCAGCACATGCCTTTTGATATAAAGAAAGTGTGATTTTTACTTAAATATAACTTTCTACGTCGCAATACAAACTCCTCAGAGATCTataatttgtaacgttacagtgaatgtattcccacctgtgaggcacaacTCGGACGACTACGTTCGAGCCTCGTATCTTAGTGGTGATCCGCCACGACATTGcttctgcatgaaatgaagcCGAACCTGTCTGCTCGCTCTTCACCCTATTGTGAGTCAAACCGGTTTCCGGGAATGTCAATATTTCACCTCTGACATTGGGAGTGGCAATAACCAAACAAAATAGCTATTAGCTTGCTGTTGGGTGAAGTAGACAGTGTAATGTGCTTTTCGATGGTGCAACTGATTTTTTGATTTCTGTACACTGGGTAAACAAATACTAGAAGTTTTACGTTGCATATAGCGTTATTTTTACACTTTACGCTGAATGAAAGCTATCGATTACGCGTTTACCGCtgatgtactgattacgaattacgttgatttttgGTGGCTGCttacggattacgaagactaAAAAGGAGGCCTGATTATGCCTTACGAAAAAGGACACGAAGGTTATCCTGGGGCGTGGCAATAGTCTATGATCTACCTATATCGTACACACAGGCTTTTTAAATGCTTTGCAGGAGGCACGTAACTCTATACACTGACTTGATTTGGCTGGAAACATCTCGGAAGAGATAAAAAGAGATGTTTAGAGGTTGGTGGTTaggtatgtccttggtgctgaattgctTTCCATCACCGTAAACACAACCTTCTCCAAATAGACGAGACATTTGGTGGTGGTTATCTTTCGTTCGAAGTTTTAATCAACCATTACGCGTTTTTTTAATTGTCACCAGCCTATCCACTTTTGCCATTGATTCTACTTTTTTTAATTGGACCGAAGTGGAAGTGACGTCACAAGGGTTTGGAACAGGGGACATtactgttgccatggatacagttatgattgttgtGGCCTAACGTCCGCCGTTTCAAAGGATAGGTGACGATGCCGACTCTGATCAGATAGAGATAAGGCGCTTTTGACAAAGGAGAAGCTATGGAGGTTAATATAAACAATGTAAGTGTCTCAAATTTGATTGTCGATTTGCGATACAGTTGCATCTTTATTTACAACTTCCCCCGACTGATAAATTAAGGATAATGATTTCAGATTCtgtcattttcaagcaaatctCCATTCTAAATAGTCAGTGCATCAATATATCCGCATATGACAGGCAACACATTCCATACAAACTTTTGTTTCATATCAATGCTACAATTTGCTTCTGCTACTTCTGTGTGCTCATTCTAAGAACTTTTAGGCGTGCTCAGAGATTGCTCTCGTCATCAAGTTCTTAAATTTCAAGGCAACAACGTTCGAAAGCCATTCAAAAATCGTGCCATAAGCTCATCATGTTCCAGAACAGTTCACTGAAGTAGGGCAACTTTATAACTTCGATATGTTCAGTTCGTTCTTATTAGCTTAGATAAATCTGTTCTCACCCTCCCCATGTAGCTGACTGCGCTGGTGAGTGTCAGTGGTCTAGCGCCGTCACCAGTCCCGGAGAAAGTGCCAGTTGGACCGCCGAAGCCAGATAATGGCGAGGAACCAAAGAACCCAGCCACGTCGAACGGACCCACGGAGGCTGTGAATACTTCTGAACAACATCTTGAGACTATGCCGCCCAAGCTGCAAGAATTCTCTTTCGAACAGGCGGAGAAATCGCGGCCACCGACAAACTATCTGGCCTATCAGCGTCCAGGGTATATGCCCGTCTCAAGAATGTACTGGCGACTTCCCTCTTACAGACAGACACCAGGCAAAGGAGATAAAGACCTGACGTCAGCCACTTCTTCCATCAGCATTCTTTCGTGGCTTTCGGAACTGGAGGATGCGGTAGAGAAGTCTACATCAACGACGTCCGTTAGCCACGGCGAGCAGCAAGGTATGTTCCCTCCAGGCAAAACCTTGGGCCTACAGGTCCCCCACGTCAAGGATCTTGGAAACTCCTGCGAACAACAGCAAGGACCAGTCGCCGGGAGCCGCCAGTGTGGTAACCCGGAGAAACGGACTGCAAACTCCCATCGAGAAGACCAAGATTACCTTAAGGACTCTTCCTTCATAACACACGACAACAGCTACTTGTCCAACACCACGCCGCCGCTGACGCATCCAGCGTTCCAAGGTAAACGCGGCTTCGACCCGTGGAAGAGAAGGATCGAGTTTAACAGAGCCCACTACCCTGTGAGTGTGCGGCAGACCCGGTCAGACCTGCGACATCCGGGCCCGCAGCTGCAGAACCAAGAAACTGCCAGGAAACTGTCCAAGGTGAATTTCGCAGTGTCTCTTTTGTCGCGATGGTCACATATTCAGCTTTCAAAAGTTTTAACGGAAAGCTACAAATTTAGAGATATCTGTGACATACTAGTATTTAGTTAGAAGCAAGCGCAAATGCTGTGTCTCAAAGAAACTAGCATGGTATCTATACCTATTGTAGCTTACGGGTCTCTTCTATCCCCGCTGTAAGTTGACAGACAGAAGAGAACTGATATTTGGTATAGGGAAGGATACCAGGCTATCAAGGAACTGGAATTTCTCATTTAACTCTCGTTGTTAATTCCTAGAAAATGTGAAACGTATGATTATCATTCAAGCTAGGTGCGGTTGTATTCGTCGTAGGACGTCACACGATTTTTAGTCGTACGATTTTACATCAGGCTGGAACAAATGCAACCTGTCGTCGACATGAATCTAAGATGATATTTTCGGTAACAAGACAGATGGATTTTGTACCACACGTGCACTACTAAAGAATGCTCTGAGTATGCATTCGTGCGACGATCGTAAGAAGgtcgtacgacgaatgtgatcACGCCCTCATTGGCATCTTTTTCTGACACCCCATCAGGTGACGTCAGCACCCATGGTCATCAAGCAGATAGAACCGCTGCCCAGAGACTCCAACGAAAACCTCATCGAGAGTGCACGGGAGAACATGACACCGGTGGAGACTGTGAAGAGAGAGGAAAGTCACAGGTACAGGCCTGTATTCATATCTTTgtatatatagccggtataaccactaTGCAATTAAaatgacacaccagcttctcaggCAAGCGGTGcgtcagcagctggttatagtacactgaacaacctgtcacacataaCCTTTGCAAAGCTAGCTGTAAACGTTGTTTCTAAAGCTAActaatgaggatgcccctacagtacttggtggtaatgagttccactctacgttGGTTCTAGGGTAGAGAAAACGAATTCTTGAACATATCAAGTATAAATATGGGCTGACAACTCGAAgacatggctatttcttgttcttctctGAGCTGGTATATTTAGTAGTCGGTGCGTCCACCGTTTTATCAGTCGTTTTGTACACCATCTGAGATTTTCCTTCTGTCTTTGAGTGGCatccactgtagatctgttttcagTTGGTGACATTAGCACCCCTGCTCGTAGTTCTGTATTCTTTCCAGTTtatctttgtgtttttgtacatgGATTTTTTGTATATTGGTTTCACTATTTTACCCTTGCTGgacatgcccacaaattacatTTGATCGCTCCCAAAGGTCGGAGTGCCAAGGCGGAGGGAACGCCTCACCGTGGATGTGCGAGAACTGCTGTGAGAGGGAGAGGAAAACGCAGAAGATTGACGGATGTCAGggcaaacaacaacagggcgGCCGCTCGTCTCTCAAAACGGCCAAGATCTGGATCGGGAGGAAGATGCTCCCATCAGTTCCACGTTACACCATCATGAATGTGGTCCCGTTCGAAAACCGATTGGTGAAGAAGTCGTAAGTTTTCACTGGACGATTAAAACGCACGCAAAAGAACCACATATTTACTCAGACATTTCAATGTTGACTTCGTTCCATTTCCAAGTAACTGATGCAGTTGTACATTTACGAATCAACGATCAAATGAGGTACAGATGCTTATTGTAAGTTGTTGAAAATGCTCATTGAAGAAATCATTGGATACAAAAGAAAAACGTGAAGAAATTTCATATTACATGAAGATTGGCATGtgtttcagttttgtttttcagTATACGTTTCACTTCGATACACTTTTGTGTAACGCTGTATTGTATTCTTTAAGGAGAAGTTGATTTGTCAACTGCAAGTGTTTGCTAAAACAATCATACAAACTCATTAAAATTCGTTCACGGTTTTCCAACAGTTTCAGTTCTTGTAAACATCACCTTGCTCTTTTTTATTTGACTTCAATATTGTCTTACATACATATCGAATGGTGCCCAACGTATTGGTCACTTTCTGTATTGCGAAGAAGTAGCCTAGCGCTACCCAATGGCAATGCAATACGTCGTCCGATTTGTTCAATGCCATTTTCCTTCAAAACGCACGGActgagccaaatgtttaacaatGGAAAGATATGTCATCCGTTCAACAAGGAACAAAGCATGGCCTGTAACTTTTTCCCCTTTtaaacgccgtgcgagcatacGTTTCAACTGAGGTCTACGTTGAAGGATTGTGTACGGGTGACctgcatgtatgtttgtattgtccTTCAATTGAGGCCTTCTACTTCTGTTGAGCTTCACTTCAAAGGCATAGACTCGGCAGAGTTTCCCCATAATTGGACAAAGTTGTCGGTACACGGTTAAAGAAAATGAGCGGACAATTTATTAGCGTTCGGGCAGTTCacgaaaaggaaacaaaatacgCAGTTTCGAATTCCATATACATTATGCCATGCGTGATATCCACAGGACACTCGCTGTTACTattagttttagatttttattcTCTTCTATCCCCGGGCACAGACCTGTTTTGAAACAGATATGACTAGCGACCATAGTTACTTAAGTGGGTCTTTATAACCCTTGAGAACGGATGTCTTTGAATAATACGCAAAATGGGTTACATTAGGTCGTTCTGTAATATGATATATTTGAATAGGGGGCGTTTCTACACTGCTGTCGTGCTGGAATTCGTTTTATGCACGTTTGCACATTCAAGGTGTCCCATTGCCTCGTTCGCCTACATTTCATGTAAACCTGACTATATTTGATTCAGAAACTTTAGTATTATGGCGATTTCTCATAGAATGGTGGGAATGCAAAAGAGTTGTACAAAAAGTCAACGGTTCTGAACCCATACTTCCCCCAGGATATTATTCAACCATAAACTGGATATGCTTATCATGAGTTCGCCGTGTTACCTGCATATCTATGTTcttgcctgtacttagcccattGGGACAGGAAAGTACAATAAAAGGTTTTGATCATTGATACAATAATTTGGAAAAATAGAAACCtccttcgttcgttcgttcagatcTTTGTAGTACCCAGTGGCACATCGTGCATCAAattcccttgctgtttcagcagcagggcATGTTTCACAGGGAGCGGTTGCCAACCTCTCCTGCTTTAAGCATGCACCTCCTCGACGACGGGACCctcattttacatcccttcccaAAGACGGGTGCCTTCCCAGCCGGGATGTCCTGATCAATGATTGAACCAGTTTGTAACTAATAGGTCCTCAAGCttgagactgctaccagttgacaTTCCTAAAAATACATcgaaaaacaaaattcaatcaAAACGGTCGatgtacaagttacaacaaCACTCCAGACACGGTGAAATGTCATTAGGTTCTAGGGGTTTACTTCAGCTGTGTTCTATATCGATAAATCTACAGGTTTGCACCGAAATATACATTGACAGAACATAGCAATTAGATACTTTTCAACCATGCTGGTAGGTTTATTTCTTCATACATCGATGGGAATCGCATTCTTATCTAAGTACTCTAAGTATTAAAACTGTTAAATTTGCTCCCTCATGCTCCAATTAGATTGGGGATATGTACTAAATGTACCTTTCTATTTGCTCGCCTATTTCAATTTCTCACCTACGCCTATTACCAGACGTAAGTGTAATTTGCTGTCTGTAATGAGATGAAAATAATAAATCGAAAGCGTTCATCGTGCCGATCTACAATTTCAGACGCCcataaaaagaaatacatcgTAAAGAGATTATGAAAGAAATGTGTGGAGAATATGATAGCGTACATGACAGGTAGCTTGAATGTTTGTTAACAAGCACCTATCACCGATACTTCTACGCAGAGCACGTGAGTACTTATACACGTGTCGTATGATATACAAGCTATCAAAGTTGAATGAAAGAGCGTATGTGTTTGAAATATAAATCATTTTCCAGAAGAACGCATGTCAGCTCTTATGCGGTTCAAATGTAGAAATGACAAATATCACATCGCATATTCACATGGGGTTGATGTCAATCTAAATTTGTATAAAACAAATCATGAGTCGATTTGATGAAAACGGAAGGTTACTCCAAACGGAGCACCGGTACCTTCCTTGGTTTAGTCAGGAGCAACATCGttggaaggtcctgaatgtgtgacaggggctttaccctCACTAAAAACCAGACTGTGAGCTAGTTTAGCGAGTAAGTTTGATCAAGAAGGATCAATGAACTCTCTTGGTTTCATCCAGGCGACTACAGCGGCAGGGAATACATCTTAGAAACCACTTGCACGGGCACTAGTCTGAAGAGTGGATCGGTGTGCTTTAATGCTACGGTAATGATCTGCGTGGTAATGGTATAGTTTTACACGCATCAAGTGGATCATCCAAGATCTGGTTGTCAGAAACGATGTGCCAAGTGAAATTATATAAAGTAAGGTTAGACGAGAAGTTGTCTGCTATTGATGCGCGTCCTCAAACAACCCCATGAGGCATCACAGTACAGACACATGGGATACTCACTGTCAAGTTCGTGATACTCATTCAATAAAACCCAGTTCGCACGTGAGCGATGGCTCGCGTGTACTCCTTTTATTACATTAATGAAAACTCACATTTGGAGCGCCTCGACGCCTGTCGagtttatctattggtttgacTGACAGCTCGCGTTCATTCCTTTTatcacatcatatcatatcatatcaatagTTACATTAGAAGCTCCTCGCCGCCTTAGGTCTTATCTACTAGTTTGACTGGCAGATCCTTAGAAGCTATCCTATTGCATTGAAGGCCGAAAGAGTTCTCTCTTGATGGTCAAGATCCAAATTAGAGTTCCCGCCAAGACACATCCATTGAACGTCTTGGAAAACATCACTTGTcacaaatgaaatacaaaatcagCAAGACAAAAGAATTTCTCACTATTGTAATTCAAACGAATATTGTAaactgtgtttttcttttcattgcCGTGCGATTTCTCTGTTCTATATCGAAATATCTACAGGTTTGTGCTGATACGTACATTAACAGAAGATAGTTATTAGTTACTCTGCAACTATTTTGGTAGGATTATCTGTTCATACCTCAATGAACATCGCGTCCTTTCATACAGCTATATCTCCTCCCCGTGCCCCAAATACATTAGAAATATGTACTATTTGTGACTTTTATTTAATATTTGCTCACCAATTTTCAATTTCTCGCCTACgccttttacattgtaatttgCTGTCTCTAAATGagacgaaaataaaacattctgAAGCTTTTATCGTGTTGATTTGATATTTCAGTCACCCACAAAGAAAACACTTCGAACAAACATAAAAGATCCTGAACGAAACGTGGACAAACCGCGTAATTGACAGGGTTGTACGTGTGTTAAGGACTACTTATCACTGACACTTCCGAGCAGAACACGTGAGTACTTGCGCACGTGTCACGTATAGCCTAGACGATACATCAATAAGTAATAAAGTCCACGTGTTACCTCATTAAGGTCAATAAAAGCCATTAAAAAGCGTCTTCTGTCGATCATAGATTAGATAGGAGAGATTCGCGGTATTTTGACTGTGGTAGAATTTATACATATGTTTGGCCTTTGTTATAATGATAAGATGTAGATAATTTCCCAGACGAACTACGAATCAGATACAGATGTGACAAAGATTTAATCTCATATTCGCAAAGTGTTGATGTCAATCTAACTGCTAATTTTCAGTACAAATCACAAGTTGACGAAAACGGAAGGCTACTCCAAACAGAGCTCCGAACTTGGTTGGGGAGAGgttgggagcaaagtcgtgggaaggtcctcaATGTGTGCCAAGGGCTTTACTCGTACGAAGAACCAGATGGGGAGTTAGATTAGCGATTAAGTTTGATAAAGACGGCTCACTGGTCCGTCTTGGTTTTATCCAGGCGACTACAATGGCACTGATCACATCTTAGAAACCTAAAAACCACTTAGCACGGGTTTTTAAAGAGTCGATCGATGTGCTTTGATGCTACGGTAATGCCCTGCGTGTTAATGGTGTAGTTTTACACACATCAAGTGGATCATCCAAGATCTGGTTCTCAGAAACGATGTGCCAAGTGCCGGGGAGGTTAAAAGAGGATTTGTCTGCCTTAAATGCGTTTTTTTGTAATCCTTCAACTACCATCACTACAGACACGTGAAATCCTTTCAAGGCTGTGGcagtcattgtacaaaactcATTTCACACGTACATTTAGGTGACAGCTCACGTGTACTCCTTTTATGATATTAATGAAAACTGACATCAGCGGCGGCTTACCGCCTGTAGATCATATCTATTGGTTTGACTGAAACGTGGATCCGCCAAGGCTACCCAATAGTATGATTTGTAAGGTTCAGTGTTCACGAACATCAgtcttgtatgtttttgtttacaaacatCTACTAGTATGTTCCAATGAATGCTACTAATTGTGGTTGAATGTAATCAAGAACTGTTGTATCTTGAAATTTGTGGCACAAACACCCTAAGGGTCTGTATGCGTGCAATTCTCTCTTAAAGAAAGTCATATTAATCTATGGCTGTAAATTACgtttatattgatttttttagatACATACTATAGTTGTTCTGTTAAATGTACTTCAGTCAGCTTCCAACTCCATGTGCATTGCCTCATTTGAAAGGATCTAGGAGCGCGCAATTCAGTCGATATGCTTCGAAATGCTTGGATCAAATTGTTCAAAATAAACGACCCATGGATTCACATCAACCATAGAGTCGGCCAGCAGAATCAAACATTATACGTCTTGGAAAATCTACTTTCAAGGTAGGTAACCTTTTATATGGTTATttggaaaaataaaaactttctGACTATTAGTTAATGTAGAGTGTAGAGAACTCCATATCTGCCGTAAATATCCAGGTATCTGAGCTACACCGAAAAACgaaaatcaatgaaaacataagcttgtctgcctggcgctccactatgtattgtcttgttgcaattttgataaagaaagaaagaaagattggGTATTAAGTTCTAGTGTTTTACTTCAGCATTGATCTATAACgacacatgtacaggtttgtACCGAAACGTACATTATTATTTTTCAACTGAAGATAGTAATTAGATACAACAATTACGTCGGTGGGTTTATTTGTTCATACATCAATTGGCAACGCGCCCTTATGTAAGTACTCTATAATTAACTGCTACATTTCCTCCCTTGTGCTCCAAATAGATTGATAATATGTATAAACATATCTTTCTATTTTCTCACCTACGCCTGTTAACAGGTACCAGTGTAATTTGCTGTCTCTAATgagacgaaaataaaaccatccaAAGCGCAGGTTGTGTCGATCTACAATTATTTTCATTTAGACGCCCATAAAAGGCAATTTACTATAGACGGTTATGAAAGAAATGTGTAGGAAATAGAATAGCGTAAATTACAGGCACCCGGGCTTGAACGTTTGTTAACAAGCGCCAATTAATATCACTTTTACGCAGAACACGCGAGTATCTATACACGTGTGGTGAGGTCTAACGTTAGAAGCTATCAAATGGAACAAAAcctaccctccaagcagaggttgctgcaat
Protein-coding sequences here:
- the LOC136423243 gene encoding uncharacterized protein, which produces MEVNINNLTALVSVSGLAPSPVPEKVPVGPPKPDNGEEPKNPATSNGPTEAVNTSEQHLETMPPKLQEFSFEQAEKSRPPTNYLAYQRPGYMPVSRMYWRLPSYRQTPGKGDKDLTSATSSISILSWLSELEDAVEKSTSTTSVSHGEQQGMFPPGKTLGLQVPHVKDLGNSCEQQQGPVAGSRQCGNPEKRTANSHREDQDYLKDSSFITHDNSYLSNTTPPLTHPAFQGKRGFDPWKRRIEFNRAHYPVSVRQTRSDLRHPGPQLQNQETARKLSKVTSAPMVIKQIEPLPRDSNENLIESARENMTPVETVKREESHRSECQGGGNASPWMCENCCERERKTQKIDGCQGKQQQGGRSSLKTAKIWIGRKMLPSVPRYTIMNVVPFENRLVKKS